One stretch of Leptospira hartskeerlii DNA includes these proteins:
- a CDS encoding DUF1566 domain-containing protein, producing the protein MRTRFLIFLVGFGILCKPIEVHNPAIPFSDAWWETTFVRCILGELDVCLPGPAISGNLSAKFVSNNPGAVVSSDLTWKSDTDGPYDVRIDASSCTSGTSLTIGTATANTDNVTTINASLLPLGASYIRVCVTDPTEDVTGSGIFKIVRDDTYPTVSTNPVAGAYNSSQNVSIICSDTGGAGCDKISYVTDTSTPDIDGTTGTINVGTQYSIPINVTANSTTSFKYVARDKAGNVSSVDNADITVDTVSPTVSAFTPNNGSTGINLLPGSLTMNFAEPMNTSLTMNMTLEIYNGTSWVSSPNTNTLFDWQDSQTLVITVSWTYFPADSQIRWTIPASSLKDEAGNAISHQSTFTTTSGTTIAGGQTYTGPTAHGTYTSDITTTDTSTGLVWKTCWEGRTGVGCTGTPNEMTWANALDGCAYLNSSNGAGIGYADRENWRLPTVQELSTLMEGSSAPYINTTAFPNPVTTATWTATRGDATTPFEKYAKTVVFLYGIANEFDKGLIYAVHCVSD; encoded by the coding sequence ATGCGGACTCGCTTTCTAATATTTTTAGTCGGATTCGGAATCTTATGCAAACCAATAGAAGTGCATAACCCGGCTATCCCATTTTCGGATGCCTGGTGGGAAACCACCTTTGTCCGTTGCATTTTGGGAGAATTAGATGTTTGTCTTCCAGGACCTGCAATCAGCGGAAACCTTAGCGCAAAATTCGTAAGCAATAATCCAGGAGCAGTTGTTTCTTCTGATCTTACTTGGAAATCGGATACCGACGGACCTTATGACGTTCGAATCGATGCCAGTTCTTGTACAAGTGGAACAAGTTTAACCATAGGAACTGCGACCGCAAACACGGACAATGTGACTACTATCAACGCGAGCCTTCTTCCTTTGGGTGCAAGCTATATCAGAGTTTGTGTTACTGATCCGACAGAAGATGTAACCGGATCCGGAATTTTCAAGATCGTTCGGGATGATACGTATCCTACTGTAAGCACAAATCCTGTAGCCGGCGCTTATAATTCTTCTCAAAATGTTTCTATTATTTGTTCGGATACTGGTGGTGCTGGCTGCGATAAGATCTCTTATGTTACGGACACTTCTACTCCGGATATTGATGGAACAACTGGAACTATAAATGTAGGAACTCAGTACTCTATCCCTATCAATGTTACCGCAAATTCTACCACTTCATTTAAGTATGTAGCAAGAGATAAGGCGGGGAATGTGTCCTCCGTTGATAATGCTGATATTACAGTTGATACTGTTAGCCCTACAGTTTCCGCATTTACTCCAAACAACGGCAGCACAGGGATCAACCTTTTGCCCGGATCTCTTACTATGAATTTTGCCGAGCCAATGAACACCAGCCTAACCATGAATATGACATTAGAAATTTATAATGGAACTTCATGGGTGTCCTCTCCGAACACCAATACATTATTCGATTGGCAGGATTCTCAAACTCTGGTCATCACTGTTAGTTGGACTTATTTTCCTGCAGATTCCCAAATTCGTTGGACCATTCCTGCAAGTTCTCTGAAAGACGAAGCGGGCAATGCTATTAGTCATCAGTCGACATTTACTACAACAAGCGGGACAACTATCGCAGGTGGTCAAACCTATACTGGTCCTACTGCTCACGGAACATATACTTCCGATATTACAACTACAGATACTTCTACCGGACTTGTTTGGAAAACTTGTTGGGAAGGAAGAACAGGAGTTGGCTGTACTGGAACACCAAACGAAATGACCTGGGCAAACGCGTTAGACGGCTGCGCTTACTTGAATAGCTCCAATGGGGCAGGAATTGGATACGCAGATAGAGAAAACTGGAGACTGCCTACAGTCCAAGAATTGTCCACTTTGATGGAAGGAAGTAGCGCTCCTTATATCAATACAACTGCATTTCCAAATCCGGTCACTACCGCTACTTGGACCGCGACCAGAGGGGATGCTACAACTCCTTTCGAAAAATATGCAAAAACGGTCGTATTCTTGTACGGAATTGCAAATGAATTCGATAAAGGGCTAATCTACGCAGTTCATTGTGTAAGCGACTGA
- a CDS encoding TetR/AcrR family transcriptional regulator has translation MLGFNLRDRISVQEFSEFLDRSLFKNLSPKEQFFDFWKGLGLFSQGKFDQLIMIERNLSSYILDEESTKEAAVLKQKISEYFAPTQNDQNLRLLYPSLILGSFTGILRFHRIHENNIDPSLLEQSAEMLWEGFSKVRQFPAPKKKEKHIKKA, from the coding sequence TTGTTAGGATTCAACCTTAGAGATCGGATCTCCGTCCAAGAATTTTCAGAGTTTTTAGATAGATCTCTCTTTAAGAACTTATCTCCGAAAGAACAGTTTTTTGATTTTTGGAAAGGACTTGGATTATTCTCTCAAGGTAAATTCGACCAATTGATCATGATAGAAAGAAATCTATCTTCCTATATACTAGATGAAGAAAGCACAAAAGAAGCTGCTGTTTTAAAACAAAAAATTTCAGAATACTTTGCTCCCACTCAGAATGATCAAAATCTAAGACTACTTTATCCTTCTCTCATCTTGGGTTCTTTTACCGGGATCTTACGCTTCCATAGGATTCACGAAAATAACATAGACCCTTCTCTTTTGGAACAATCTGCAGAAATGTTATGGGAAGGGTTTTCGAAAGTTCGCCAATTTCCCGCTCCTAAAAAGAAAGAAAAACATATAAAAAAAGCCTGA
- a CDS encoding transposase encodes MNPNKPSKYLTLVTEESRVEGKKNTERNPKNLRKHLSSIRLSRKLQSGIDTDFYEKITKKFLDDFYPKKCNNPSCEERILDKEISTRPDIIRCSKCHRQQSRLSYTPLMGLKLPLYMFGVVFHESFLQFPKVITATEISKRLGIEYKSALKLKRRFQLFCSDHLPKYKVLTYRALEEEYKGFKLNPDTETDVAPKMGLKPYVSADACVLYSASQRANKGRSRYRYGGLTSSIFLSPKLGGKQVGTLVHGICIQNGPAFFESVSDTKANTIGPLLVEQIPYSVPLFTDSGYPWLYNIYKNHRSVNHSAKSSEARYKLARNRFCKLSVHNQVIEGSFRLLKSSFSSYCYIKPEYSKLYLDEFSFIKTSKFFGLDCITERCFGSQFSWEGRSTGAREATVVRIGQEKYPHRRSSKETKKWLIQAIKDRKYQEPEREERLRRNKEQNKYDLNSAEAISRSRKALAGEMKRFNDFWSDSQKSKHKRKREIKYENLSFKIWNSIQYYKESSEENPTVQFIADKFKLDKRTLMIILRKWLKYGLIQKRKLFNKESHDKRVDFSIVLKSDSLPHLLYTQLPKNKKIFRRMDQ; translated from the coding sequence TTGAATCCTAACAAACCTTCAAAATATTTAACTTTAGTAACTGAAGAGAGTAGGGTAGAAGGTAAAAAGAATACAGAGCGCAATCCTAAGAATTTAAGAAAACATCTCTCCTCTATTAGACTGTCTAGAAAGCTTCAATCAGGTATTGACACAGACTTCTATGAAAAAATAACTAAAAAGTTCTTAGATGATTTCTATCCAAAGAAATGTAATAACCCTTCTTGCGAAGAAAGAATATTAGATAAAGAAATCTCTACTAGACCAGATATAATTCGCTGTAGTAAATGCCACCGACAACAGTCTCGTCTTAGTTATACACCTTTAATGGGATTGAAACTACCTCTATATATGTTCGGAGTAGTATTCCATGAATCTTTTTTACAGTTTCCTAAAGTTATTACAGCTACAGAGATTTCTAAAAGACTTGGAATAGAATATAAGAGTGCATTAAAACTAAAGAGAAGATTCCAGTTATTCTGTTCTGATCATTTACCAAAATATAAAGTTCTTACTTATAGAGCTTTAGAAGAGGAATACAAGGGTTTTAAACTTAATCCTGATACAGAAACAGATGTAGCTCCTAAAATGGGCTTAAAACCCTATGTATCGGCTGATGCTTGCGTTTTATACAGTGCTAGTCAGAGAGCTAATAAAGGTAGATCTAGATACAGATATGGTGGATTAACTAGTTCTATATTTCTTAGTCCTAAGCTTGGTGGTAAGCAAGTCGGAACATTGGTTCATGGTATTTGTATACAAAATGGTCCAGCTTTCTTTGAGAGTGTTTCAGATACTAAAGCTAATACAATAGGACCACTGTTAGTAGAACAAATTCCTTATAGTGTACCGCTTTTTACAGATTCTGGTTATCCTTGGCTTTATAATATTTATAAGAATCATAGATCTGTAAACCACTCAGCAAAAAGTAGTGAAGCGAGATACAAACTAGCTAGGAATCGATTCTGTAAACTATCAGTTCATAATCAGGTAATCGAAGGAAGTTTTAGATTATTAAAGTCATCCTTTAGTAGTTACTGTTATATAAAACCTGAATATAGTAAGTTATACTTGGATGAATTTAGTTTTATTAAGACTTCTAAGTTTTTTGGATTAGATTGTATTACTGAGAGGTGTTTCGGATCTCAATTTTCCTGGGAGGGACGATCTACCGGAGCAAGGGAAGCGACGGTGGTGAGGATAGGACAGGAAAAATATCCCCATAGAAGAAGCTCCAAAGAGACTAAAAAATGGCTAATCCAAGCTATCAAAGATAGGAAATACCAGGAGCCTGAAAGAGAAGAAAGATTAAGGAGAAATAAAGAACAAAATAAATATGATCTTAATAGTGCTGAAGCGATAAGTCGAAGCAGAAAAGCTTTAGCAGGAGAAATGAAGCGTTTTAATGATTTTTGGTCAGATAGTCAAAAATCTAAACACAAAAGAAAGAGAGAGATTAAATATGAAAATCTTTCATTCAAAATATGGAACTCTATCCAGTATTATAAGGAATCTTCGGAAGAAAACCCTACAGTGCAATTTATTGCAGATAAGTTTAAGTTAGATAAAAGAACTCTCATGATCATCTTAAGAAAATGGCTTAAGTATGGTTTAATTCAAAAGAGAAAGCTCTTCAATAAAGAATCTCATGACAAGAGAGTTGATTTTAGTATAGTTCTGAAATCAGATTCATTACCTCATTTATTATACACTCAGCTTCCTAAGAATAAGAAAATCTTTAGGAGGATGGATCAGTAA
- a CDS encoding RHS repeat-associated core domain-containing protein produces MKEKFRKVTVLIFLPLLLLITFSGFSIKSFFLNLTGTLVPQELPQLVASPTGNLTSDINIIIPPGTKGIIPSLSLIYSSGGRNGILGMGWSLSGIYSISRDSSFGINFDSNDKYVSDQVGPLLDVSGNKTKYQSRKESFIKFVPSGVCGGGPCSWAATDRDGTIYSYGKTNDSRIEALGKNGAVRTWALNQVRDVFGNGYDISYIEDSISGEFYTNEIIYQNRSIKFEYTDNRTDTSPSYIFGSFVKTTKRLEEIEIYTDGNLLRNYELEYSSSPTTGRQILSSLKRSESNIFGSESYNDLNFTYGSNGFLLTEPLVDTNLNTPTSTVNLFVPSALLMYANLYFGNPLPTQPTATEKRLATYLQYSMKYPVPDRDACNNGASACLCAAYAPCWGGNPNFFAILASLCLDYNNWGGPNYCASGITSGLTSWTPMDLDGNGILDFVSIVGTESSNSIRLRAWKVQNGTIDPNGSFLSPVLPLHYNTFFQTADLDGDGRTDFAFESGGKLSVIYSQSNSFSNPVSFSNVALPVASQNMQAFRPYSYYYENSSLNPKRMIADKAQIDWFADMNSDNLADFIHYDGTKFNIYLNQKGSFSNAIQVTGTSNYFINEFIDLDSDGKAEHVRLVQYSQNPQYTNVSNQLQVANEQAETLTNDFHTKEDILNSILSAGANSVSNSDFNSLIDYYLKGCSYYIANSGSGGVVISVPNSSGANVNCIQTDPNYIDITQLQSAKTGTPIPSTNTLLNDLQLVFASTIGPVNTSITSLQNQLNSLNASTNGTIRFRLDVTSFDLASQTATVTQYDLGTSADRLRSFFGDVNSDGLPDFITIVGNQIKVSLNTNHGFSAQVSSVLNATDVSKTTQFNFSDVNSDGLDDLVLYNKENKNVESYISNGAGSLTYNSNFGFGQFDLNEQTSGGVYKADQGQFIIQDINGDGSKDALLIKLWQDKTQGHVFVRSTNPKASNEDDLLSVTNGTQTSTVGYTTKQLHPGAILPGSGDYPNLPDTSNGFLVTSLHTEMGSGISKTEAYSYSNARLYNGVQEKARGLGFSNFTEKDSDTNFYTITEYFQNDYRLAGVVSTERMYNSSGNLINETIQSGFQFPNPFGTEIAVPTNISKNSFHNGVLELTTNETISYDSYGFALIDSENAGSHSIVTTNSYSNDTTNWIFGRTIRNRKLVDGGLVQDQLFSYNGNLLETLTQFPGTNVEQISSFTYDTYGNPITITNTLGFTTSISYDNTIHAYPVQTVNPLGHITSAQYDSTLGLEISKTDPNGGVTSKTYDVFGRLLTITYPGNTVWNESYEYGNTGKYDLINLSNNESLTKVIRDNISGIETSATQYTDPLEQVIRSVSDTATSGISLIEDSIYDYTKGVILQKTKPYFSNSNPVWITYKYEDADFRPTGNISPDVGGNIISSISYSGLATTTHIDYPDGNSKNLIETKNELGQVISKSQNGKSISTTYAPNGQPATITDPAGRTTTTTYNIAGKRTSISDQNTGTVSFTYDILGRVIQQTDARGKNLSFSYDAIGRILTTTPSGGEAVTIYTYDDTSIPYSLGNVTKIIDASGTTEFSYNIQGKPTLQKKIIDGLTLIFEAEYDSLGRGVSLTYPDGTKVYQSYSINGNLQEVTMDSADGTSSGEIVANYEGPIFIDGNPVFRKTAGNGIVTDTFINTINFRTSQLTSKKGDGSTLSNLSYVYDGSGNITSITDNYKPANSQTYTYDIFDRIAIAVGSYGSEGYVYGDDGNLIQKGDYTFTYGDASHVNAVTIANNQNSGSLTYAYDASGNMISRNGDILSYNASGKMSAVIFGNGGEIDYTYNYAGNRVRAFNQTTNTFTYYIDDLYEITNAPGVSSKHTVYIKGSQGEMLTQITREDAVLISENTDTLIAESSSKWFDNLNLCSATTIDCGTYLKNRLYSPIKGFFTYSDYFQKGIPTIYTRVIYIVFIIGFLYLLYPYLLKGNEILERMKFIGLGSPILLISIFSVFILEDCNGILSERRRNAPWFLLPSTSTNPDVNFITSNSTGVSSPTSTDGMPILGAYFYQTDHLGSTIMLTDGYGNQVAGPGQSGVSFISYKPYGEVNYATSTGPDIFRYKFTGQISDSETGLYYYKSRYYDAFLGRFAQADDRTDQGINGLNRYMYVSGNPVGNIDPDGHLNLSQAIHMFNKILRNAARSVDHMWRPVFQAIDHSYRKVFRSVDHSWREHFRRVDHGLRNLWDGGGKGRKGSESGKFGSSIRRIFGDRIGSGLSRAFLIHNPNRVRGMRESTKMAFLGYMITGTIEGAIEGYIIGDAIDANHISRQRKAYDLVSGILDIAILAVGIFVFPEVGILTWASRGASFGNAIRTVGNQYFNPRHERVPMYCYYLFESQKGTLPSNVNQSPTMINYYREACFDGI; encoded by the coding sequence ATGAAAGAAAAATTCAGAAAAGTCACTGTTTTAATTTTCCTCCCTTTACTCTTATTGATCACATTTAGCGGTTTTTCCATCAAATCGTTTTTCTTAAATCTTACTGGTACTTTGGTTCCACAGGAATTGCCTCAGCTTGTTGCTTCGCCAACTGGTAATTTAACATCCGATATAAATATTATAATCCCTCCTGGTACAAAAGGGATTATTCCGAGTTTATCTCTTATTTATTCTTCAGGTGGAAGAAATGGAATTTTGGGAATGGGCTGGAGTCTTTCCGGAATTTATTCCATTTCAAGAGATTCGAGTTTTGGAATTAACTTTGATTCTAATGATAAATACGTATCAGATCAAGTAGGACCGTTGTTGGATGTATCTGGGAATAAAACGAAATACCAGAGTCGAAAAGAATCATTTATTAAATTTGTTCCAAGTGGAGTATGTGGCGGAGGACCATGCTCTTGGGCAGCTACAGATAGGGATGGAACAATCTACAGTTATGGAAAAACGAACGACTCAAGAATCGAAGCTCTTGGAAAGAATGGTGCAGTTCGAACTTGGGCTTTAAACCAAGTAAGAGATGTATTTGGAAACGGATATGATATTTCTTACATTGAGGATTCAATTAGTGGAGAATTTTATACGAATGAAATTATCTATCAGAATCGTAGTATAAAATTCGAATATACCGATAATCGGACCGATACATCTCCTTCATATATTTTCGGATCTTTTGTAAAAACCACTAAAAGATTAGAGGAAATCGAGATCTATACTGACGGAAACTTACTTAGAAATTATGAATTAGAATATTCAAGTAGTCCTACTACTGGAAGACAAATCCTTTCTTCTTTAAAAAGAAGTGAGTCAAATATTTTCGGGTCAGAAAGTTACAATGATCTGAATTTTACTTATGGTAGTAATGGGTTTTTATTAACTGAACCCTTAGTAGATACAAATTTAAACACACCGACCTCTACAGTAAATTTGTTTGTTCCAAGTGCCTTACTGATGTATGCGAATCTTTATTTCGGAAATCCTTTACCTACTCAGCCTACAGCAACTGAAAAAAGATTAGCAACTTACTTGCAATATTCAATGAAATATCCTGTACCAGATCGGGATGCATGTAATAATGGTGCCTCTGCTTGCCTATGCGCAGCATATGCTCCTTGTTGGGGAGGTAATCCAAACTTTTTTGCAATATTAGCTTCCCTATGTTTAGATTATAATAATTGGGGCGGCCCAAATTATTGTGCGTCCGGTATTACATCTGGCCTTACCTCTTGGACTCCAATGGATTTGGATGGAAATGGCATTCTTGATTTCGTAAGTATAGTCGGAACTGAGAGTTCGAATAGTATTCGTTTGAGAGCATGGAAAGTTCAAAATGGAACTATTGATCCAAACGGTAGTTTTTTAAGTCCCGTACTTCCTCTTCATTATAATACCTTTTTTCAAACGGCAGATTTAGACGGAGACGGGAGAACTGATTTCGCTTTCGAAAGCGGAGGTAAGCTAAGCGTTATATACTCTCAATCGAATAGTTTTAGTAATCCAGTAAGTTTTTCGAATGTAGCCTTACCTGTCGCAAGTCAGAATATGCAGGCTTTCAGACCATATTCATATTATTATGAAAATTCGAGTTTGAATCCGAAACGAATGATCGCAGACAAAGCTCAGATTGATTGGTTCGCAGATATGAACTCGGATAATCTTGCGGATTTCATTCATTATGATGGAACAAAGTTCAATATTTACTTGAACCAGAAGGGAAGTTTTTCAAATGCGATACAAGTTACAGGAACTTCCAATTATTTTATAAATGAATTCATAGATTTAGATTCAGATGGAAAAGCTGAACATGTACGTTTAGTTCAGTATAGCCAAAATCCGCAATACACAAACGTTAGCAATCAACTTCAAGTAGCAAATGAGCAAGCTGAGACATTAACAAATGATTTTCACACAAAAGAAGATATTCTAAATTCTATTCTATCAGCTGGTGCTAATAGTGTTTCTAATTCCGATTTTAATTCTTTGATCGATTATTATTTGAAAGGTTGTAGTTACTATATCGCAAATTCAGGCTCGGGAGGAGTAGTAATTTCTGTGCCTAATAGTTCAGGGGCGAACGTCAATTGTATTCAAACCGACCCGAATTATATAGATATCACTCAATTACAATCGGCGAAAACTGGTACTCCGATCCCTTCTACAAATACGCTTTTAAATGACCTACAATTAGTTTTTGCAAGTACGATTGGTCCTGTAAATACATCTATCACTAGTCTTCAAAACCAATTAAACTCATTAAATGCCAGTACAAATGGGACTATACGTTTTAGATTGGATGTTACTTCTTTTGATCTTGCTTCCCAAACCGCTACTGTAACCCAATATGATTTGGGAACAAGTGCAGATCGTTTGCGAAGCTTTTTTGGCGATGTAAACTCAGATGGTCTACCTGACTTCATTACGATTGTAGGAAATCAAATCAAAGTTTCTTTAAATACAAATCACGGCTTTTCAGCTCAGGTTTCAAGTGTATTAAATGCAACTGATGTTTCAAAAACGACTCAGTTTAATTTTTCAGACGTAAATTCAGATGGATTGGACGATTTAGTTCTTTATAATAAAGAAAATAAAAATGTTGAAAGTTATATCTCAAACGGAGCTGGATCTTTAACCTATAATTCCAACTTTGGTTTTGGTCAGTTTGACTTGAACGAGCAGACAAGCGGTGGTGTTTATAAAGCAGACCAAGGCCAATTTATCATACAAGATATTAATGGCGACGGGTCAAAAGATGCATTACTTATCAAGCTTTGGCAGGATAAAACACAAGGACATGTTTTTGTAAGAAGTACAAATCCTAAAGCTTCGAATGAAGACGATTTACTTTCTGTCACAAATGGTACTCAAACTTCTACCGTAGGATATACTACGAAACAACTACATCCCGGAGCAATACTACCCGGTAGTGGAGACTATCCGAATTTACCTGATACTTCTAACGGTTTTTTAGTTACTAGTCTACATACTGAAATGGGAAGTGGAATTTCGAAGACTGAAGCCTATTCATATTCAAATGCAAGGCTTTATAACGGTGTGCAAGAGAAAGCAAGAGGTCTTGGATTTTCTAATTTTACGGAAAAAGATTCCGATACGAATTTTTATACCATAACAGAATATTTTCAGAACGATTATAGATTAGCAGGTGTTGTAAGTACGGAACGAATGTATAATTCTTCCGGAAATTTAATTAATGAGACAATTCAAAGCGGTTTTCAGTTTCCAAATCCGTTCGGAACAGAAATCGCTGTCCCGACAAATATTTCTAAAAACTCATTTCATAATGGAGTTTTAGAGCTAACCACGAATGAAACCATAAGTTATGATTCTTATGGTTTTGCATTAATAGACTCTGAAAATGCTGGTAGCCATTCTATTGTAACAACTAACTCATATTCGAATGATACGACTAACTGGATATTCGGACGGACGATTAGGAATAGAAAGTTAGTTGATGGGGGTTTAGTTCAGGATCAATTATTTTCATATAATGGTAACTTATTAGAGACACTGACCCAATTTCCTGGAACGAATGTGGAACAGATTTCTTCCTTCACATATGATACCTATGGTAATCCGATTACAATTACAAATACCCTTGGATTTACTACTTCGATAAGTTATGATAATACTATTCATGCATATCCGGTACAAACTGTTAATCCACTAGGTCATATAACTTCCGCCCAATACGATTCAACGCTCGGTTTAGAAATTTCGAAAACAGATCCAAATGGAGGAGTGACTTCAAAAACTTACGATGTATTCGGAAGATTACTCACTATAACGTATCCTGGAAATACAGTTTGGAATGAATCATATGAATATGGAAATACGGGTAAATATGATCTAATAAATCTTTCTAATAATGAATCGCTGACTAAAGTCATTCGAGATAATATAAGCGGAATTGAAACTAGTGCAACTCAATACACAGATCCATTAGAGCAGGTAATTAGATCAGTTTCGGATACAGCTACAAGCGGAATAAGTCTGATCGAAGATTCAATTTACGATTATACGAAAGGGGTCATTTTGCAAAAAACAAAACCATATTTTAGTAATTCAAATCCCGTTTGGATTACATATAAGTATGAAGATGCAGATTTTAGACCAACTGGAAATATTAGCCCCGATGTAGGTGGAAATATTATCTCTTCAATTTCTTATTCCGGACTTGCGACTACCACACACATCGATTATCCAGACGGAAATTCAAAGAACTTAATAGAAACTAAGAATGAACTTGGACAAGTGATTTCTAAGTCACAAAATGGGAAATCAATTTCAACAACATATGCTCCAAATGGACAACCAGCTACAATTACAGATCCCGCAGGTAGAACGACAACTACTACTTATAATATCGCCGGTAAGAGAACAAGTATATCAGATCAAAATACGGGAACGGTCTCATTTACGTATGATATTCTTGGAAGAGTTATTCAGCAAACTGATGCACGAGGCAAAAACCTAAGTTTCAGTTATGATGCCATTGGAAGGATATTAACGACTACTCCAAGTGGAGGGGAAGCAGTTACAATTTATACCTACGATGATACTTCTATTCCCTATTCACTAGGAAATGTAACGAAAATTATCGATGCTTCAGGAACGACAGAATTTTCATATAATATTCAAGGAAAACCGACTTTACAAAAAAAAATAATAGATGGACTAACTTTAATTTTTGAAGCAGAGTATGATTCTCTTGGTAGAGGAGTTAGTTTAACATATCCTGACGGAACCAAAGTTTACCAATCTTATTCAATAAACGGTAATTTACAGGAAGTTACAATGGATTCAGCAGATGGCACTAGTTCTGGAGAAATTGTTGCGAATTATGAAGGTCCAATCTTTATCGATGGTAATCCAGTTTTTAGAAAAACAGCTGGAAATGGAATAGTTACAGATACTTTTATTAATACTATTAATTTCAGGACATCCCAACTAACTTCGAAAAAAGGAGATGGCTCTACTCTTTCAAACTTAAGCTATGTCTATGACGGTTCGGGCAATATCACTTCGATAACGGATAATTATAAGCCAGCGAACAGCCAAACATACACATATGATATATTTGATAGGATTGCGATTGCGGTAGGAAGTTACGGATCGGAAGGTTATGTTTATGGGGATGATGGAAATCTGATACAAAAAGGTGACTACACTTTTACTTATGGTGATGCATCTCATGTTAATGCAGTTACAATTGCTAATAATCAGAATTCAGGAAGTTTGACATACGCGTATGACGCTTCTGGCAATATGATTTCCAGGAATGGAGATATCCTTTCATATAATGCGTCTGGAAAAATGTCTGCCGTGATTTTTGGTAACGGTGGAGAGATCGATTATACATACAATTATGCAGGGAATCGGGTTCGAGCATTTAATCAAACAACGAATACTTTCACTTATTATATTGATGATTTATATGAAATAACAAATGCACCCGGAGTATCTTCTAAGCATACGGTTTATATAAAAGGATCTCAAGGAGAGATGCTGACTCAAATTACAAGAGAAGATGCAGTTCTTATATCAGAAAACACCGACACATTAATCGCTGAAAGCTCAAGTAAATGGTTTGATAATCTCAATTTATGTTCGGCTACTACAATCGACTGTGGAACTTATCTAAAGAATAGGTTATATTCTCCAATCAAAGGATTCTTTACATATTCCGATTATTTTCAGAAAGGAATTCCTACTATTTACACCAGAGTTATATATATAGTATTTATAATAGGATTTTTATATTTACTATATCCATATTTACTCAAGGGAAATGAAATACTGGAAAGAATGAAATTTATTGGGTTAGGAAGTCCAATACTATTAATTTCTATTTTTAGTGTATTTATTTTAGAAGATTGTAACGGAATTCTGAGTGAAAGAAGAAGAAACGCACCATGGTTTCTATTACCGTCTACGTCAACCAACCCAGATGTAAATTTTATAACATCTAACTCTACGGGAGTAAGTAGCCCGACAAGTACGGATGGAATGCCAATATTAGGAGCATATTTCTATCAAACAGATCATTTAGGTTCAACTATTATGCTTACTGATGGTTATGGAAACCAGGTGGCCGGGCCTGGACAATCTGGAGTAAGCTTTATTAGTTATAAGCCTTATGGTGAAGTTAATTATGCTACTTCAACTGGACCAGATATTTTTCGTTACAAGTTTACAGGACAAATTTCTGATTCAGAAACTGGATTATATTACTATAAATCGCGTTATTATGATGCATTTTTAGGAAGATTTGCTCAAGCAGACGATAGAACTGATCAAGGCATAAATGGATTAAATCGCTATATGTATGTGAGCGGAAATCCTGTTGGAAACATAGATCCCGATGGTCACCTCAATTTGAGCCAAGCGATACATATGTTTAATAAGATTTTGCGTAATGCAGCAAGATCTGTTGACCATATGTGGAGACCCGTTTTTCAAGCTATAGATCATTCTTATCGAAAAGTTTTTCGTAGTGTAGATCATAGCTGGAGAGAACATTTTAGAAGAGTCGACCATGGATTAAGGAACCTTTGGGATGGTGGTGGAAAAGGTCGAAAAGGTAGCGAAAGCGGAAAATTCGGAAGCTCTATACGCAGAATATTCGGTGATCGCATAGGTAGTGGATTGAGTAGAGCTTTCTTGATTCACAATCCGAACCGTGTTAGAGGAATGCGTGAATCAACTAAAATGGCTTTTTTAGGTTATATGATAACTGGAACAATTGAAGGAGCAATTGAAGGGTATATTATTGGTGATGCGATTGATGCTAATCATATTTCAAGACAACGTAAAGCATATGATTTAGTATCTGGAATTCTGGATATAGCAATTTTAGCTGTTGGAATATTTGTCTTTCCAGAAGTAGGTATTCTCACATGGGCTTCAAGAGGCGCAAGTTTTGGTAATGCCATTCGTACAGTTGGAAATCAATATTTTAATCCAAGACATGAGCGTGTTCCAATGTATTGTTACTATTTATTCGAATCGCAAAAAGGTACATTACCTTCAAATGTAAATCAGTCTCCAACAATGATTAATTATTATAGAGAAGCTTGTTTTGATGGTATATGA